A region from the Geobacillus vulcani PSS1 genome encodes:
- a CDS encoding MurR/RpiR family transcriptional regulator, which produces MFTPEQIAQFSELDYAIYDYVMKHPHEVAYMRIRELAEAVHVSPPTVLRFCKKVGCEGFSEFKTKWKLYLRETKRTAIISSQEALKEFFERTLTADYERTILDAAAAIARADHVIFVGSGSSGILAEYGSRYFSAFQKFSVYIKDPFFPIYGHYFHNCAVIALSVSGETSYTLAQVHRFKENGSTIISITNRKHCTLANISDYNLTYYTTPERIGQTDVTTQLPVIYLLERLAKEMYRLLGRETETIGKDSNPTV; this is translated from the coding sequence ATGTTCACTCCTGAACAAATCGCCCAGTTCTCCGAGCTCGACTACGCCATTTACGACTATGTGATGAAACATCCGCATGAAGTCGCGTACATGCGCATCCGCGAACTTGCCGAAGCCGTCCATGTCTCGCCGCCGACCGTGCTCCGCTTTTGCAAAAAGGTCGGATGCGAAGGGTTCAGTGAATTTAAAACGAAATGGAAGCTGTATTTGCGCGAGACAAAGCGAACCGCGATCATCAGCAGTCAAGAGGCGCTTAAGGAATTTTTCGAACGGACGCTGACCGCCGATTACGAGCGGACCATTCTGGATGCAGCAGCCGCGATCGCCCGGGCGGATCACGTCATTTTCGTCGGATCGGGCAGCTCCGGCATTTTGGCTGAATACGGCTCGCGCTACTTTTCCGCCTTTCAAAAGTTTTCCGTCTACATCAAGGACCCGTTTTTTCCGATTTACGGCCATTATTTCCACAACTGCGCCGTGATCGCCTTGTCGGTGTCTGGAGAGACGTCATATACGCTCGCCCAAGTGCACCGGTTCAAGGAAAACGGCAGCACGATCATCAGCATCACCAACCGGAAACATTGCACACTCGCGAACATCTCGGACTACAACTTGACATACTACACCACACCGGAGCGGATCGGACAGACGGATGTCACAACCCAGCTCCCGGTCATCTACTTGCTCGAACGGTTAGCGAAAGAAATGTATCGACTGCTAGGGAGAGAGACGGAAACGATCGGAAAGGACAGCAACCCAACCGTTTGA
- a CDS encoding helix-turn-helix domain-containing protein yields the protein MKVAIVDDEALERRALCKMINDHLPDVEVVAEGANGREAIDIAKQYCPDVMLIDIKMPGLDGLQAIEVIRREGLDIEFIIVSAFDLFDYAKQAMRFGVKEYVLKPSRKEEILSALERVSQEIAVKRQHEERNRQLHEQIRRLQTFVENEWLSVLMTEDVSAEEWERWKELLPFSLAVGMFIVLQFPDPAKSDEWKSWASEQLQEQAPARYLIGRMASGRLPVLFFQSPDDAELAWKSAVQAFALDLTRRFSSRYGAALYIGLGSPVSRLDQLRSSYYEALSAARYYAEQQKAQVGFPPAEAMRVGRAAERDQQLFEALRLGDIEQARFVCRTYIDELTSSCPLPSAARKAEETFIWMGRLLAELGIRYGRIVSFASCRSAAQLKRAALDELDRIAADLEVWRQQHAHGKLGKAKEYIDRHYAEPLTLEEVAEQAGMSPYYFSKLFKEQFGITFIDYVTNVRIERAKEALARTDLSLKEICFSIGYNDPNYFSRVFKKQTGLSPSEYRKKVQAR from the coding sequence GTGAAAGTAGCGATCGTCGATGACGAGGCGTTGGAGCGAAGAGCGCTGTGCAAAATGATCAACGACCACCTTCCGGACGTCGAGGTGGTCGCCGAGGGCGCCAACGGGCGCGAGGCCATTGACATTGCCAAGCAATATTGTCCAGATGTGATGCTCATCGACATCAAAATGCCCGGTCTTGATGGACTGCAAGCGATCGAGGTCATTCGCCGGGAAGGTCTCGATATTGAGTTCATCATTGTGTCGGCGTTTGATTTGTTTGACTATGCCAAACAAGCGATGCGCTTTGGCGTCAAGGAGTATGTATTGAAACCGAGCCGGAAGGAAGAGATTCTTTCCGCGTTGGAACGGGTCAGCCAAGAAATCGCCGTCAAGCGGCAGCACGAGGAACGAAACCGCCAATTGCACGAGCAAATTCGCCGGCTTCAGACATTTGTGGAAAATGAATGGCTGTCCGTCCTCATGACGGAAGACGTCTCAGCGGAAGAATGGGAGCGGTGGAAGGAGCTGCTGCCGTTTTCGCTGGCTGTCGGCATGTTTATCGTCCTTCAGTTTCCCGATCCAGCGAAAAGTGACGAATGGAAATCATGGGCGAGCGAACAGCTCCAGGAACAGGCGCCAGCGCGTTATTTGATCGGACGGATGGCAAGCGGGCGTCTGCCGGTCTTGTTTTTCCAAAGTCCGGACGATGCGGAGTTGGCGTGGAAGTCGGCCGTTCAAGCCTTTGCCCTTGATTTGACGAGGCGGTTTTCCTCCCGGTACGGCGCCGCGCTCTATATCGGACTCGGCTCCCCGGTTTCTCGTTTGGATCAACTTCGTTCGTCATACTATGAGGCGCTGTCGGCCGCCCGCTATTACGCGGAACAGCAAAAAGCGCAAGTCGGGTTTCCGCCCGCCGAGGCGATGCGTGTTGGCCGGGCGGCGGAACGGGATCAGCAGCTGTTTGAGGCATTGCGTCTTGGCGACATCGAGCAGGCGCGGTTCGTGTGTCGGACCTATATCGATGAACTGACTTCCTCCTGCCCACTGCCGTCCGCCGCGCGCAAGGCGGAGGAGACGTTCATATGGATGGGGCGCCTGTTGGCGGAACTCGGGATTCGCTATGGGCGGATCGTTTCGTTTGCTTCTTGCCGATCGGCGGCACAATTGAAGCGAGCGGCGCTTGATGAACTGGACCGCATCGCCGCTGATCTCGAGGTTTGGCGCCAGCAGCATGCCCACGGCAAACTGGGGAAGGCGAAAGAGTACATTGACCGCCATTATGCCGAGCCGCTCACGCTCGAAGAAGTGGCGGAACAAGCCGGGATGAGCCCGTACTACTTCAGCAAACTGTTCAAAGAGCAGTTTGGCATCACGTTTATCGATTACGTGACGAACGTGCGCATCGAACGGGCGAAAGAAGCGCTCGCTCGCACGGACCTCAGCCTAAAAGAAATTTGTTTTTCGATCGGCTACAACGACCCGAACTATTTCAGCCGCGTCTTTAAAAAGCAGACCGGCTTATCGCCGAGCGAATACCGGAAAAAAGTACAGGCGCGCTGA
- a CDS encoding sensor histidine kinase, translating into MNIRTKMLLCFTVFLLLLNGAVFLLYQTSEEMMSDYDQRMRRLLLLNEVSQRANRMMEQLNAYVSEKEGRYARAYEREFRWLQQRRRQLGAILPVLSDRLAAENYEHMIESLLEEAALTVYHFQAGNIGLYSSHLHETMNIASFLQEETLNLIDDELTAYQRRYDEVERRNRYFRYMGMGLFVTTLLLGALLAVFFSGHLTKPIILLSRAARSIADGRLDGPDIEPMTNDELRLLTITFNDMRRNLKQLIAEMKQKAELDRLVKELELKSLQSQINPHFLFNTLNTVAKMAYLEDAQQTSRLIEAVAAILRYNLGDLQRTVTLADEVRIAREYFFIQQTRFFDRIKFSLEAEPSCLDQPIPPLTLQPLIENAFIHGIETYEQGAELSVSVFAENGRVVVEVRDNGVGMDEQVKAELDALIRGEEPPARREQGRGHSTGIGLRNVIRRLQLFYGVMDVAEIESAPRKGTTVRLWLPRWQGGMNGESSDRR; encoded by the coding sequence ATGAACATTCGGACGAAGATGCTGCTTTGCTTTACCGTTTTTTTGCTTTTGCTGAACGGAGCGGTGTTTCTTTTGTATCAGACGAGCGAAGAGATGATGAGCGATTATGATCAACGGATGCGTCGATTGTTGTTGCTCAATGAGGTGTCGCAGCGGGCAAACCGAATGATGGAACAGCTCAATGCGTACGTCTCGGAAAAAGAAGGACGGTATGCACGTGCTTATGAGCGGGAGTTCCGCTGGCTGCAGCAACGCCGCCGGCAGCTCGGCGCCATCTTGCCGGTGCTGTCCGACCGGCTGGCGGCGGAAAACTATGAACATATGATTGAAAGTTTGCTGGAGGAGGCGGCGCTGACGGTCTATCATTTTCAAGCTGGAAATATTGGCTTGTACTCGTCTCACTTGCATGAAACGATGAACATTGCGTCCTTTTTGCAAGAGGAAACGTTAAACTTGATTGACGATGAGCTGACGGCCTACCAACGGCGGTACGATGAAGTGGAGCGGCGCAACCGCTATTTCCGCTATATGGGAATGGGATTGTTTGTCACGACGTTGTTGCTTGGCGCCTTGCTGGCGGTGTTCTTTTCCGGCCACTTAACGAAGCCGATCATTCTTCTCTCGCGCGCTGCCCGATCCATCGCTGACGGGCGGCTGGACGGGCCGGATATTGAGCCGATGACCAACGATGAGCTGCGGCTGTTGACGATCACGTTTAATGACATGCGCCGCAATTTAAAGCAGCTGATAGCGGAGATGAAACAAAAGGCGGAGCTCGACCGGCTGGTGAAGGAGCTGGAACTCAAAAGCTTGCAAAGCCAAATCAATCCGCATTTTTTATTCAATACGCTGAACACAGTGGCGAAAATGGCGTACTTGGAGGACGCCCAGCAAACGTCGCGGCTGATTGAAGCGGTGGCGGCCATTTTGCGCTACAACTTGGGCGATTTGCAGCGGACGGTGACGCTTGCCGATGAGGTGCGCATCGCCCGGGAATATTTCTTCATCCAGCAGACGCGTTTTTTTGATCGGATCAAGTTTTCGTTAGAGGCGGAACCATCTTGCCTCGATCAACCGATTCCGCCGCTCACGTTGCAGCCGCTGATTGAAAATGCGTTCATCCATGGCATTGAGACGTACGAGCAGGGAGCCGAGCTGTCCGTGTCCGTTTTCGCCGAAAACGGGCGGGTCGTTGTGGAAGTGCGCGACAATGGCGTTGGCATGGATGAGCAGGTGAAAGCGGAGCTTGATGCGTTGATCCGCGGCGAAGAACCGCCGGCGCGCCGTGAGCAAGGGCGCGGCCATTCGACCGGCATCGGCTTGCGCAATGTCATTCGCCGGCTGCAGCTGTTTTACGGAGTGATGGATGTGGCCGAAATCGAATCTGCACCAAGAAAAGGAACGACGGTGCGGTTATGGCTGCCAAGATGGCAAGGGGGGATGAACGGTGAAAGTAGCGATCGTCGATGA
- a CDS encoding 6-phospho-beta-glucosidase codes for MDKRLKIATIGGGSSYTPELVEGLIKRYHELPVGELWLVDIPEGKEKLEIVGALAKRMVEKAGVPIEIHLTLDRRRALEGADFVTTQFRVGGLEARAKDERIPLKYGVIGQETNGPGGLFKGLRTIPVILDIIRDMEELCPDAWLINFTNPAGMVTEAVLRYTKQEKVVGLCNVPIGMRMGVAKLLGVDADRVHIDFAGLNHMVFGLHVYLDGVEVTDKVIDLVAHPDRSGVTMKNIVDLGWEPDFLKGLNVLPCPYHRYYFQTDKMLAEELEAAKTKGTRAEVVQQLEKELFELYKDPNLAIKPPQLEKRGGAYYSDAACSLISSIYNDKRDIQPVNTRNNGAIASIPPESAVEVNCVITKDGPKPIAVGDLPVAVRGLVQQIKSFERVAAEAAVTGDYQTALVAMTINPLVPSDTIAKQMLDEMLEAHKEYLPQFFKQTKAAAGS; via the coding sequence ATGGATAAACGATTGAAAATTGCGACGATTGGCGGCGGGTCGAGCTACACGCCGGAATTGGTCGAAGGGTTGATCAAGCGTTATCATGAATTGCCAGTCGGGGAATTGTGGCTTGTCGATATTCCGGAAGGCAAAGAAAAACTCGAAATCGTCGGCGCACTGGCCAAACGGATGGTCGAAAAAGCCGGCGTGCCGATCGAGATTCATTTGACGCTCGACCGTCGCCGGGCTTTGGAAGGTGCAGACTTTGTTACGACGCAGTTTCGCGTCGGCGGCCTAGAGGCGCGGGCGAAAGACGAGCGCATCCCGCTCAAATACGGGGTGATCGGCCAGGAGACAAACGGGCCGGGCGGATTGTTTAAGGGATTGCGGACGATTCCGGTCATTTTGGACATCATTCGCGATATGGAAGAGCTTTGCCCCGATGCGTGGCTGATCAACTTCACAAACCCGGCTGGGATGGTGACGGAAGCCGTCTTGCGCTACACGAAGCAGGAAAAAGTCGTCGGCTTGTGCAACGTGCCGATCGGCATGCGCATGGGCGTTGCCAAGCTGCTTGGCGTTGATGCCGACCGCGTGCACATCGATTTCGCCGGACTGAACCATATGGTGTTTGGCTTGCATGTTTATCTCGACGGCGTCGAGGTGACCGACAAGGTGATTGATCTCGTCGCCCATCCAGACCGCTCCGGTGTGACGATGAAAAACATCGTTGACCTTGGCTGGGAGCCGGACTTTTTGAAAGGGTTAAACGTATTGCCGTGCCCGTACCACCGCTACTACTTCCAAACGGACAAAATGTTGGCTGAAGAGCTCGAGGCGGCGAAAACGAAAGGGACGCGCGCCGAGGTTGTGCAGCAGCTTGAAAAAGAGCTGTTCGAGCTGTACAAAGATCCGAACTTGGCCATCAAGCCGCCGCAGCTCGAGAAACGGGGCGGGGCGTACTACAGCGACGCCGCTTGCAGCTTGATCAGCTCCATTTACAACGATAAGCGCGACATTCAGCCGGTCAACACGAGAAACAACGGCGCCATTGCGAGCATTCCGCCAGAATCGGCCGTTGAGGTCAACTGTGTCATCACGAAAGACGGACCCAAGCCGATCGCTGTCGGCGACTTGCCGGTCGCCGTGCGCGGCCTCGTCCAGCAAATCAAGTCGTTCGAGCGCGTCGCTGCTGAAGCGGCCGTGACCGGTGACTACCAAACCGCGCTCGTCGCCATGACGATCAACCCGCTTGTCCCGTCTGACACCATCGCCAAACAAATGTTGGACGAAATGCTTGAAGCGCATAAAGAATACTTGCCGCAGTTTTTCAAACAGACCAAAGCAGCGGCCGGGAGCTAA
- a CDS encoding sugar-binding protein gives MRHWWKRLFYGGGIAALLASASFTAYCAWNVYAYPKSEKERVPETTKEAYHFVLVPEELDNDYWRLVEKGAKAAAKELGVDLEYIGPRQANIDEHLRILKKAAAAKVDGIITQGLTEAEFVPVINEITDKNIPVVTIDTDAPTSRRVAYVGTDNYYAGFLAGRALAEDTKGKATVAIITGSLTAAHQQLRVRGFEDAVRQEKGIRIVAIEESHITRVQAAEKAYTILKKHPDVNAFYGTSALDAIGVAKVVEQFHREQKTYIIGFDTLPETIRYLQKGTIAATVVQEPYEMGYKAVKLMAEIVAGKDVPAVTNTETKVIRKKDLPLRPARNYEVNTP, from the coding sequence ATGCGCCATTGGTGGAAACGGCTGTTTTACGGAGGCGGCATCGCCGCGCTGCTTGCAAGCGCTTCCTTCACCGCCTATTGCGCTTGGAACGTGTATGCGTATCCGAAATCAGAGAAGGAACGGGTTCCGGAAACAACGAAAGAGGCCTATCATTTCGTGCTTGTGCCGGAGGAACTCGATAATGATTACTGGCGGCTCGTGGAAAAAGGAGCGAAAGCGGCGGCGAAAGAACTGGGGGTTGACCTCGAGTATATCGGCCCGCGGCAGGCGAATATTGATGAGCATTTGCGCATTTTGAAAAAAGCCGCGGCAGCGAAAGTCGATGGGATCATCACCCAAGGGTTGACGGAAGCGGAATTTGTCCCAGTGATTAACGAAATCACGGACAAAAATATTCCTGTGGTGACGATCGATACGGATGCCCCGACGAGCCGACGTGTCGCCTATGTGGGAACGGATAATTATTATGCCGGTTTTCTTGCGGGACGAGCGTTAGCTGAGGATACGAAGGGTAAGGCGACGGTCGCGATTATTACCGGCAGCTTGACGGCGGCGCACCAACAGCTGCGAGTGCGCGGATTTGAGGATGCGGTGAGACAGGAAAAAGGCATCCGCATCGTTGCCATCGAAGAGTCGCACATTACGCGTGTGCAAGCCGCGGAAAAGGCGTATACGATTTTGAAGAAGCACCCGGATGTGAATGCGTTTTACGGCACGAGCGCGCTCGATGCGATTGGCGTTGCCAAGGTGGTCGAGCAGTTTCATCGGGAGCAAAAGACGTATATTATCGGTTTTGATACGCTTCCTGAGACGATCCGCTATTTGCAAAAAGGAACGATTGCGGCGACCGTGGTGCAGGAGCCGTATGAAATGGGATACAAGGCTGTCAAACTGATGGCCGAGATCGTCGCCGGGAAAGACGTGCCGGCGGTGACGAATACGGAGACGAAAGTCATTCGGAAAAAAGACTTGCCGCTGCGCCCGGCGCGCAATTATGAGGTCAACACGCCATGA
- the pdhA gene encoding pyruvate dehydrogenase (acetyl-transferring) E1 component subunit alpha has translation MFDPNELSIEMVQILDEHGNGDEQKLAAFSDGWLLDAYRAMRRARVIDERLLRMQRQGRIGTYAPFSGQEAAQVGSALALRNDDWIFPSYREVAVCLLQGMPLEQFFHYVQGRLSGKRMPDGVNIFPTQIIIAAQTLHAVGCAWASKLKGEPHVSVAYFGDGATSEGDFHEAMNFAAVYNVPVIFFCQNNQYAISVPYAKQTASRTIAQKALAYGMKGVLVDGNDVLAVYETMKQAVDAARRGEGPMLIEALTYRLGPHTTADDPTKYRRPEEVEAWRRKDPLHRLRVLLERRGLWTEAQEEAFVAEVNAEVTAAYEAAIASPSGSIADVFDHVYSEAPKLLAEQKAEVMRRKQAKGVK, from the coding sequence ATGTTCGATCCAAATGAGCTGTCCATCGAGATGGTGCAAATTCTCGATGAACATGGGAATGGCGATGAACAGAAGCTGGCGGCGTTTTCCGATGGGTGGCTGCTTGATGCTTATCGGGCGATGCGGCGGGCGCGCGTCATCGATGAGCGGCTGTTGCGCATGCAGCGGCAAGGACGGATCGGAACGTATGCGCCGTTCAGCGGCCAAGAGGCGGCGCAAGTCGGCAGCGCTCTTGCGCTCCGAAACGACGACTGGATTTTCCCGAGCTACCGTGAAGTGGCGGTCTGTTTGTTGCAGGGCATGCCGCTTGAACAGTTTTTCCATTACGTGCAGGGCCGCCTGTCGGGAAAGCGGATGCCGGATGGGGTGAACATTTTTCCGACGCAAATCATCATTGCCGCTCAGACGCTGCATGCCGTCGGCTGCGCGTGGGCATCGAAATTGAAAGGCGAGCCGCACGTATCGGTGGCTTATTTCGGCGACGGAGCGACATCGGAAGGCGATTTTCATGAAGCGATGAACTTTGCCGCGGTATACAACGTGCCGGTCATCTTTTTCTGTCAAAACAACCAGTATGCGATTAGCGTTCCGTACGCCAAGCAGACGGCGAGCCGAACGATCGCGCAAAAGGCGCTTGCCTACGGGATGAAAGGAGTGCTGGTTGACGGCAACGACGTGTTGGCGGTGTATGAAACGATGAAACAGGCGGTCGATGCGGCGCGCCGCGGGGAAGGGCCGATGTTGATCGAGGCGCTCACGTATCGGCTTGGGCCGCATACAACGGCGGACGACCCGACGAAGTACCGGCGGCCGGAAGAAGTCGAAGCGTGGCGGCGGAAAGATCCGCTCCACCGCTTGCGTGTGCTGCTGGAGCGGCGCGGGTTGTGGACGGAGGCGCAGGAAGAAGCATTCGTTGCGGAAGTGAACGCGGAAGTGACAGCGGCGTATGAGGCCGCCATTGCCAGCCCATCCGGTTCCATTGCCGATGTATTCGATCATGTGTACAGCGAGGCGCCGAAATTGCTCGCCGAACAAAAAGCGGAAGTGATGCGGCGCAAGCAGGCAAAAGGGGTGAAATAA
- a CDS encoding alpha-ketoacid dehydrogenase subunit beta — protein sequence MAELTMIEAINEAMRQEMERNSRVIVLGEDVGENGGVFRATDGLLEQFGPDRVFDTPLAESGIIGTSIGLAVNGMRPIAEIQFLGFVYQAMDQLAAQAARIRFRSGGRFSCPIVVRSPYGGGVRTPELHSDALEALFTHSPGLKVVMPSNPYDAKGLLISAIRDDDPVLFLEPMKLYRAFRMEVPEEPYTIPLGQARVVKEGEDLTIITWGATVPLVAKLADEMRTKGIDAEVIDLRCLQPLDIDAILASVEKTGRVMIVHEAVKTSGFGAEVAALISERALFALSAPIVRVAGYDTPYPVPSVEDDWLPNPARIAEGIETLLRY from the coding sequence ATGGCTGAATTGACGATGATCGAAGCGATCAATGAAGCGATGCGCCAAGAGATGGAGCGCAACTCGCGCGTCATCGTGCTTGGCGAGGATGTCGGCGAAAACGGGGGCGTCTTCCGGGCGACGGATGGGTTGCTTGAGCAGTTTGGTCCTGACCGTGTGTTTGATACGCCGCTGGCTGAATCCGGCATCATCGGCACGTCGATCGGGTTGGCGGTCAATGGCATGCGGCCGATTGCCGAAATCCAATTTCTTGGGTTTGTGTATCAAGCGATGGACCAGCTCGCTGCGCAGGCGGCGCGCATTCGCTTCCGCTCCGGCGGGCGGTTTTCGTGCCCGATCGTCGTGCGCAGCCCATACGGCGGCGGGGTGCGGACGCCGGAGCTGCACTCCGATGCGCTGGAGGCACTGTTTACCCATTCTCCGGGCTTGAAAGTCGTGATGCCATCCAATCCGTACGATGCGAAAGGATTGCTCATTTCCGCCATTCGCGACGATGATCCGGTGCTGTTTTTGGAGCCGATGAAGCTGTATCGGGCGTTTCGGATGGAGGTGCCGGAAGAACCGTACACGATTCCGCTCGGCCAAGCGCGGGTTGTGAAAGAAGGAGAAGATTTGACGATCATTACGTGGGGGGCAACCGTGCCGCTTGTCGCCAAACTGGCCGATGAGATGCGGACGAAAGGGATTGACGCGGAAGTGATCGATCTGCGCTGCCTTCAGCCGCTCGATATCGATGCCATCCTCGCCTCGGTCGAAAAAACGGGGCGGGTGATGATCGTCCATGAAGCGGTGAAAACGAGCGGATTCGGCGCCGAAGTGGCGGCCTTGATCAGCGAGCGGGCGCTATTCGCCCTCTCGGCCCCCATCGTGCGCGTCGCCGGGTATGACACGCCATACCCGGTGCCGTCGGTGGAAGATGATTGGCTGCCGAATCCAGCCCGTATCGCGGAAGGAATCGAAACGTTGCTGCGCTACTGA
- a CDS encoding FAD-binding oxidoreductase, which produces MGVYESLLELIGDRERVSQNETVLEHHSKGIAYHAPRQPDVVVFPKTAEEVSRVLAFANEHRIPVTPFGAGTSLEGHVIPVEGGISLDMTQMNHIVDIRPDDFLAIVEPGVTRLQLNQALKPYGLFFPVDPGADATIGGMAATNASGTNSVKYGVMRDHVLGLDVVLADGSVIQTGSLAVKSSAGYHLTGLFVGSEGTLGIFTRLIVRLHGIPEATTAIKACFPTLEAAAQAAFAVLKAGVEPGKIELVDEATIAAVNAYKKTDYPVKPTLFIELSGSRASVDDGTELVKELCESEGAVSFVVETDSLARAKLWEARHHAAFAIQAAYPGKAMLSTDVCVPLSELPGAIADTRRLVNEQNMTAAIFGHVGDGNYHTVLAFDPNDAEEMARIEQVHAHIVRYALSRGGTCTGEHGIGIGKRTFLREEKGDAVGWMKRLKQLFDPNGILNPGKIFLP; this is translated from the coding sequence ATGGGTGTATATGAATCGCTGCTGGAACTGATCGGCGACCGAGAGCGGGTGAGCCAAAACGAAACGGTGCTTGAGCACCATAGTAAAGGCATCGCCTACCATGCGCCGCGCCAACCGGATGTCGTCGTGTTTCCAAAAACGGCGGAGGAAGTGAGTCGGGTGTTGGCGTTTGCCAACGAGCACCGCATCCCTGTGACGCCGTTTGGCGCCGGCACGAGTTTGGAAGGGCATGTCATTCCGGTTGAAGGCGGCATCAGCCTCGATATGACGCAAATGAATCACATTGTTGACATCCGACCCGACGATTTCCTCGCCATCGTTGAGCCGGGGGTGACGCGGCTGCAACTCAACCAGGCGCTCAAGCCATACGGGCTGTTTTTCCCTGTCGATCCAGGGGCGGACGCGACGATCGGCGGCATGGCGGCAACGAATGCCAGTGGCACGAACAGCGTCAAATACGGCGTCATGCGCGATCACGTGCTCGGCCTTGACGTGGTGCTTGCCGACGGGTCGGTCATCCAAACGGGCAGCTTGGCGGTCAAATCGTCCGCCGGCTATCATCTTACCGGCTTGTTCGTCGGATCGGAAGGGACGCTAGGGATTTTTACCCGTCTCATCGTCCGCCTGCACGGCATTCCGGAGGCGACAACGGCCATCAAAGCGTGCTTTCCGACGCTTGAGGCCGCGGCGCAGGCGGCGTTTGCCGTGTTGAAAGCGGGCGTTGAGCCCGGAAAAATTGAGCTCGTGGACGAGGCGACGATCGCCGCGGTCAACGCATACAAAAAGACGGATTATCCGGTAAAGCCGACGCTGTTTATCGAATTGAGCGGCAGCCGCGCGAGCGTGGACGATGGGACGGAACTCGTCAAAGAATTGTGCGAGTCCGAAGGCGCGGTTTCCTTTGTGGTCGAGACCGACTCGCTCGCCCGCGCCAAGCTGTGGGAAGCGCGCCACCATGCGGCGTTCGCCATTCAAGCCGCCTATCCAGGCAAGGCGATGCTCTCGACCGATGTGTGCGTGCCGTTGTCCGAGCTGCCGGGGGCGATCGCCGATACGCGTCGGCTTGTCAACGAGCAGAACATGACCGCCGCCATTTTCGGCCATGTCGGCGATGGCAACTACCATACCGTGCTTGCTTTTGACCCGAACGATGCCGAGGAGATGGCGCGAATCGAGCAAGTGCATGCTCATATCGTCCGCTACGCCCTATCGCGCGGCGGCACGTGCACGGGCGAGCACGGCATCGGCATCGGCAAACGGACGTTTTTGCGCGAGGAAAAGGGCGATGCCGTAGGATGGATGAAGCGGCTGAAACAATTGTTTGACCCAAACGGCATTCTTAATCCGGGGAAAATTTTTTTGCCATAG
- a CDS encoding Rpn family recombination-promoting nuclease/putative transposase — translation MSETRIDHDRLFKELLSTFFEEFLLLFFPHVYEQVDFRHVTFLSEEVFTDVAVGEKHRVDLLVETKLKGEDGLIIVHIEHQSYTQPAFPERMFLYLSRLFQKYRRRILPIAIFSYDAIRDEPSSFTIQFPFLTVVDFRFLTVELRKLPWREYIRRDNPVAAALLSKMGYNESERVAVKKEFLRMLVRLELDEAKQRLLFGFFETYLRLSEQEELELRNEVNEMETKEAKKVMDLIVSYEQRGMEKGIEKGMEKGMEKGIEKGRMDVAKRMLEKGYDVPTICELTGLPVEVVEKLKE, via the coding sequence GTGTCCGAAACGCGAATCGACCATGACCGGCTGTTCAAGGAGCTGTTGTCGACGTTTTTTGAAGAGTTTTTGCTTCTGTTTTTCCCGCACGTGTATGAACAAGTCGACTTCCGCCACGTCACCTTTTTGTCGGAAGAGGTGTTTACGGATGTGGCAGTCGGCGAAAAGCACCGTGTGGATCTATTGGTGGAAACGAAGTTGAAGGGGGAAGACGGGCTGATCATCGTCCATATTGAGCACCAAAGCTATACGCAGCCGGCGTTTCCCGAGCGCATGTTCCTTTATCTCAGCCGTTTGTTTCAAAAATACCGCCGCCGCATTCTGCCCATTGCCATCTTCAGCTATGACGCCATCCGCGATGAACCGTCCTCGTTCACCATCCAGTTTCCGTTCCTAACCGTTGTTGATTTCCGTTTTCTGACCGTTGAACTGCGCAAGTTGCCATGGCGCGAGTACATTCGCCGCGACAACCCGGTCGCTGCCGCTCTGTTAAGCAAAATGGGGTATAATGAAAGTGAAAGAGTGGCAGTGAAAAAAGAATTTTTGCGCATGCTCGTCCGCTTGGAGCTTGACGAAGCGAAACAGCGGCTGTTGTTTGGCTTTTTTGAGACGTACTTGCGGTTGTCCGAACAAGAGGAACTCGAATTGCGAAACGAGGTGAACGAAATGGAAACGAAGGAAGCGAAAAAAGTGATGGATCTCATCGTGTCGTACGAGCAACGGGGGATGGAAAAGGGGATTGAAAAAGGAATGGAAAAAGGGATGGAAAAAGGAATCGAAAAAGGCAGGATGGACGTTGCGAAACGGATGCTAGAGAAAGGATATGACGTGCCAACGATTTGTGAGTTGACCGGACTGCCAGTGGAAGTGGTGGAAAAGTTGAAAGAGTAA